AAAGTTGCATCTGAAGATGATGAGATGGTTCAGGTAGTAATATTCACAATAACATAGCCTTTGCAGTTTACATCTTTTCAATCTCAAAGCCCCTTCACGTGGAGCTTCTAACTGTAGAAGCAATTTTTGATATTCAGATTTCCGGAGAACTTGATGTTGCCAAGGAAGCTCTCATACAAATCACATCAAGATTAAGAGCCAACGTTTTTGACAGGGAAGGAGCTGTTTCTGCAATAATGCCGGTCTTGCCTTATGTTCCTGTAGCACCAGATGCTGGTGATAGATTTGACTATGATAGAAGAGATACCAGAAGACCTGAACGCGGGAATCATTATCCTGGTGGTTATGGCTCAAGTGGGTTGTCTGCTGAAGGTTATTCACCTTATGGTGCGCCGGTATGTCTGCTTAAAAGGTTCCcttatatgtttttcttttcagcATATCAGTTCTCTGTTAATAACTCCTTGGACGTGTTTTTAGGTTGGTGGTAGTAGTAGTACTCCATATGGAGTGTATGGAGGTTATGCATCTGGACGCAGTGGCGGTTCTGGGTGAGATTATTTCTTCCCTGATGTATTTATGACACTATACCAAGTATTTACCATTTTTTTGGCTTACCAAGTGTTTATAATGTCGATGTAATAACACACACTTTTTGTGGTTGATCGTTGTGGTTTTGTCATCAGGTTATCCAGCCATTCATCAACCCATCGACGCAGAAACTATGATTACTAGAagctattggtgggtgaatgaaAAGGTTAGATTTATAACATGGGGGTTTGTTTAAGTCATGTTTTGAATTTAGTTAACCTTAGCTATCTTTCCCCAAGTTTATTGTGATAATCTGATCTGATCTGTCCCGGTGTCAGATTCTGATACACTGCTTTTTTTCCCTCTGACCTTTTTGCCCATCCCACTAAAACAGTGTGAGATCCTGAAGCCTGAAGCCAACCCCCACAGCCCCACTGCCCACAGCTGAAGCCTTTCCACCAAACAAGATGACAAAGCTGAACCACCAAACTCTACCTAGGAGAACCGATTACATGTTGTTGACATATTTaagtttgtttcaaaatatttccATGTCCGCTTGTGACCAAAATACTGCCAAGCTCCTTCCCGTTAAACCATATTTAGTTGCTTGTAATGCTGTCTATCTATCATCTTTTCAGTTTCCCTTGTCTTTCCTCGGATCAGATTCAGAAACCTTTAGTTTGGTTATACCTAGTTCCATTTGtatgaattatataatttatgttaaaagaCTCCTGTTTTCAGCATGCTTTAGCATCTCTGACAGGTTTAAGTATCGCAAAATATTACCTTACGTTATCTTTCAGAGTCCTTAAAGATCATATGCAGGGAAAGTGATAAGTGAGAATCGTTCTCGTTGGCGACATTGTTCATGCATCAATCTACCGTTCCTTTTGGTCCACATGAAAaggtattatatatatttcgtCCTGTCTCTGTTATTTCTTTGCACATATGCTTCTCTGCCAGCACTTAAGACACAGGTTGCTGCTATTTCTGGAGGATGTTCGTCGTTGGAAACCAATCTTTTGATCCTAGATCGATGGCAGCTTCATCTCGCCATAGGTGAACACTCCAAAGCCAGTTCAGTTCTATGTCTGTCCGGTTTTCTTGGTTAAACAAACCCGGTTTTTTACCTATCTCCAAGATGATGAGCTAAATTggtagaaaaaaaattatattatttcaaacCTATTTCAATAATGGGTAGAATCactgttttttttcctttgtaaaACCATttgaatttgtaaatatttccttacagtttattaatttaaactaTTGATAAGTTAAAGTTTATACTGGGAAAGATTATCAAAGTGACTAATATTTATTTGAACAAATAACACAAATTGCAACATATAATAACCCAGCTCAAAAGCGTGAGAATCATATCTTCCCTCCAAAAGCCTGCACGCTTTTgtaaatatttcaatattttcaatTGGTTTAGGTGTCCTACTTCAGATTGATATGGTTGTATTTGGTCAGTGTATATATATTGATGTCtatttttcaataaataaaattatgtgttttGAGTCTTTTGACACATAGAAGAACCACTTGAGTTCAACACCTCCGATCATTTGGgaactttaagtttttaatttaCAACTCTCTAGAGCTTTGCAATTCCCAAAGTAGCTTAAAAGAAAGTGGAGTTTGTTAAATCATATGCCAACATAGCTAATTATATTATTCTAACTTATCACTCTCTATATCAAAGTATAATCTTTAACTACTCCACATGCATGGTTCTTTCAACGAAAAAACTTTTTAAGTTGAGCTCAAGATTTATATACGAAATTGGTCATAGTTTATGTTCTCCAAATCTGGAAAGGTCTATGTTTGTTTGGTGGATTAGGAAGGTTAAATGCATTGATCCATACAGAACATCCTTTGTGCAATggaattattaattatataatactaAAAAGAGATACCTTTAGCAAGTACAATTGCGATTATCACCTTATCATAACCACACTATGTCCCACATGCATGcagtatatatacacacactcAGTCATTGCTCTTAACCCTCACCAAACTATTCATTCTTTCATCCCAAGAAACTCAAATAGCCCTAACTTCCCGCACAAGAGACCTAAAAACCCTGCAAGAGTAGAAATAAAATGAAGTCTGGTCAGGCTGAGATCGATGAATCAAGCAAAGGTACCCAAAAGAGAGGTTTGATGAGCAGAAGAATCGCGATTTTCGAGTTTCTCCTAAGGATTATCGCCTTTTTCAACACCATAAGTAGTGCAATCCTCATGGCAACAACAAACGAAACTCTGCCTTTCTTTACTCAGTTCATACGGTTCCATGCCGACTACAACGATCTTCCAGCTTTAACGTATGTAATTTCAATTCTTTTTACACTCCTTTTACCTCTTTTCCATATTAATTCgtgaagagttttttttttattttgttttgaatgatCAATCAGGTTCTTTGTGGTTGCAAATGCTGTTGTAAGTGGCTACCTCATATTGTCACTACCTTTAGCATTTGTTCACATCGTCAAGAAAAAAACTGAGAACAGTAGAATACTTCTTATCGTTCTTGATGTCGTAAGCCATCAGCAAACTAAACTTGTCCTGTCTCATAAGGGATGTGACTTCTCGTTAGCTTATGGTTGTTTCCTCCTCATGTTATAGGCAATGGGTGGTCTTCTAGCTTCTGGAGCATCCTCAGCAGCAGCTATTGTCTACTTGGCACACAATGGGAACAATAACACAAACTGGTTCCCTGTTTGTCAGCAATTCAACTCCTTCTGTGAACGTACCTCAGGGTCTTTGATTGGATCTTTCATTGCCGTTGCCCTCCTTATTCTTCTCATTATCCTATCGGCTTTTGCTCTTTCTCGACGCCATTGAAGATCTGGTCTTAACTTGAAATACATGGTTTGGTGTGTAAAAAGTGTGTGCCatttctagtttttcttttctcacaCCCATTGTAATTTTCTATGTGATTTATGTAACGAGTTACTTTGTCAAAGTTGTGTGTTTTCACATATTAGTACCACAATATCTTATTCTCCTTCAGGCATTTTATAATCTATTTCTATACTGAATACAGAATCATGATGTCAAACACAAGAAAAAACTCTGTTTAATTACGTCAACATGTTACACAATAATTCTGCAGTAACAAAAAACATAATGTTTCTGCTGTCAACAGTTTCATGAATTTGTATGCAAGTGCAATAGCTGTTGATTTGACTTACGGAAATTAAAAGAGAGTTAAATCTTGTACCGTAGCTTCTCTTGTTAGCAGTGGGAACATTAATGTATGTTCTCTAAGTTACTACTTACTTTGGTTTCTACTTCGTATGTTGGTCTGAAATGTCTCAGCTGGTGCATTACTCACTTGAAGTTGACTTTTCAAGGACTTCATCCGTTACTCAACCTTGTGTTTAGTCCTTTTGACAATTGATTGTTCTGTTTATACAAAGTCGTTTGCATAATTTTTCCTCTTTACGTTTTCTTTTAGTGAGATCTTTTTAGTTGTTTGTTTGTTACCTAACTAACTTCTCACAAATAATGCTTATTGTTTTGCTTTTTGTGGTTAACACCATTGTAATGTTGTTTGTTCTCTTTTCCTTTGTTGACTTGTA
This genomic stretch from Raphanus sativus cultivar WK10039 chromosome 3, ASM80110v3, whole genome shotgun sequence harbors:
- the LOC108846724 gene encoding casparian strip membrane protein 5 isoform X2 — protein: MKSGQAEIDESSKGTQKRGLMSRRIAIFEFLLRIIAFFNTISSAILMATTNETLPFFTQFIRFHADYNDLPALTFFVVANAVAMGGLLASGASSAAAIVYLAHNGNNNTNWFPVCQQFNSFCERTSGSLIGSFIAVALLILLIILSAFALSRRH
- the LOC108846724 gene encoding casparian strip membrane protein 5 isoform X1, whose translation is MKSGQAEIDESSKGTQKRGLMSRRIAIFEFLLRIIAFFNTISSAILMATTNETLPFFTQFIRFHADYNDLPALTFFVVANAVVSGYLILSLPLAFVHIVKKKTENSRILLIVLDVAMGGLLASGASSAAAIVYLAHNGNNNTNWFPVCQQFNSFCERTSGSLIGSFIAVALLILLIILSAFALSRRH